One genomic window of Leptospira paudalimensis includes the following:
- the lepA gene encoding translation elongation factor 4: MNERQKFTRNFSIIAHVDHGKSTLADRLLEIGLVTDQRTKKDQILDSMDIERERGITIKANNASFDYHAKDGNVYHLNLIDTPGHVDFTYEVSRSLAACEGVLLIVDASQGVEAQTLANLYLAMDLDLRIIPVINKIDLPSADIDKCKLMIEESLGLNPEEAIPISAKTGLNVQEVLEAICYLLPPPVGDVDAPLKALIYDSFFDTYMGVVAKVRLYDGKLRKGEMIHMMNIGRQFTVTEVGINRLSMVACEELQAGDVGYVVAGMKKMGDAKTGDTITHANRQTAEDVKGFKDAKPMVFAGLFPINGEDFDALVDAIEKLKLNDSALTFERENSAALGFGFRVGYLGLLHMEIVQERLEREFNLALITTAPSVKFRITTTKDDVIEVDNPSKWPDPILIGKSEEPFVKATIIAPESYVGNIMSLVIEKRGIHMDTVYLSKDKLQLTYELPLAELIFEFYDKLKSYTKGYASLDYEEVGYRDSKLVRMDILVNGEPVDALSSIVHKSKAEERGRVIIEKLKDLIPRHQFMIPLQAAIGSKVVARESISALRKNVTAKCYGGDISRKKKLLEKQKEGKKRMKQIGNVEIPQEAFLSILKTGD, from the coding sequence GTGAACGAACGCCAAAAATTCACCCGCAATTTTTCCATCATCGCCCATGTCGACCATGGAAAGTCCACTCTGGCGGATCGTTTGCTTGAGATTGGTCTTGTCACGGACCAACGTACGAAAAAAGACCAAATCCTCGATTCCATGGACATCGAAAGGGAACGTGGGATCACGATCAAAGCAAACAATGCTTCTTTCGACTACCATGCTAAAGACGGAAACGTCTACCATCTGAATTTAATTGATACTCCGGGCCACGTCGACTTTACGTACGAAGTGTCACGTTCTCTTGCTGCTTGCGAAGGGGTTCTCCTCATTGTAGATGCAAGCCAAGGAGTCGAAGCCCAAACACTTGCGAACCTATACCTTGCGATGGACCTAGACCTTCGCATCATCCCTGTCATCAATAAAATTGATCTTCCTTCTGCAGACATTGATAAATGCAAACTCATGATCGAAGAGTCACTTGGCTTGAACCCAGAAGAGGCAATTCCGATTTCAGCAAAAACGGGCCTAAATGTCCAGGAAGTACTCGAAGCCATTTGTTACCTACTTCCACCACCGGTTGGGGATGTGGATGCTCCACTGAAAGCACTCATTTACGATTCTTTTTTTGATACCTATATGGGTGTTGTCGCCAAAGTTCGGTTATATGATGGAAAACTTCGTAAAGGAGAGATGATCCACATGATGAACATTGGTCGCCAGTTTACAGTGACGGAAGTGGGGATCAATAGGCTTTCCATGGTGGCTTGCGAAGAACTCCAAGCAGGGGATGTAGGGTATGTCGTCGCCGGTATGAAAAAAATGGGAGATGCGAAAACGGGAGATACCATCACTCATGCTAATCGCCAAACCGCAGAAGACGTAAAAGGGTTTAAGGACGCAAAACCAATGGTTTTTGCGGGACTATTTCCCATCAATGGGGAAGACTTTGATGCACTTGTAGATGCGATCGAAAAACTAAAGTTAAATGACTCTGCTCTTACCTTTGAAAGGGAAAATTCTGCAGCCCTAGGATTTGGTTTCCGTGTAGGGTATCTTGGACTCCTTCATATGGAGATCGTACAAGAACGTTTGGAAAGGGAATTTAACCTTGCCCTCATCACAACGGCACCATCGGTAAAATTTCGCATCACAACAACCAAAGACGATGTGATTGAAGTGGACAACCCAAGTAAATGGCCAGACCCCATTCTCATTGGAAAATCAGAAGAACCTTTTGTCAAAGCGACAATCATTGCCCCAGAATCCTATGTAGGAAATATCATGTCCCTCGTGATCGAAAAACGTGGGATCCACATGGATACTGTGTATTTATCCAAAGACAAATTGCAGTTAACCTACGAACTTCCCTTAGCGGAATTGATCTTCGAATTTTATGACAAGTTAAAATCCTACACTAAAGGTTATGCCTCACTTGATTATGAAGAAGTGGGTTACCGTGATTCAAAACTTGTACGAATGGACATCCTTGTGAATGGGGAACCAGTGGATGCACTATCTTCCATTGTGCATAAATCCAAGGCAGAAGAAAGAGGCAGGGTCATCATTGAAAAACTAAAAGACCTCATCCCTCGCCACCAATTTATGATTCCACTCCAAGCGGCGATTGGGTCAAAAGTAGTAGCTCGTGAAAGTATCTCTGCTCTTCGTAAAAACGTAACCGCAAAATGTTACGGTGGTGATATTTCTCGTAAGAAAAAACTCCTCGAAAAACAAAAAGAAGGGAAGAAGAGAATGAAACAAATTGGAAATGTGGAAATCCCACAAGAAGCCTTTTTATCCATTCTCAAAACAGGAGACTAA
- a CDS encoding TldD/PmbA family protein — protein sequence MRDLLKECLSEESGFVELRYHHKESRSFFAERGRVESTALRKRTGVGVRVLESGTWGFASTSEVTKAAIQNAIQIAKKAARLSSALRKDKIPNLPKANFAVGDFIGKGIEDFRSRSVEEKLKMVLDIQNEATRNSTKLQSVGCGYSEIYEEKSIVTTDGADSFFSLVRPEFRVSAVAKEDGKLESGSHSIGVTGGWDCLFRSQSPSQISEEACKTAVDLLSSELPLGGLSTVILSPSIVGLLVHEAIGHTVEADFVLSGSVAQGKIGHRVGSDLVTLCDSGSSEFYEGAGGTIPVDDEGVIPTNTVIIKNGILSSYLHNRETAERFGVSPTGSARAWEYGDVPLIRMRNTFLLPGDSSLEEMIANTKDGYYLDGAKNGQADATGEFMFAVQKAYRIQNGKITSLLKGVTVSGLAFDVLQNVDMVSKEFKWDLGSGHCGKGQPAKVDAGGPYVRTKVLLGGK from the coding sequence ATGCGTGACCTTTTAAAAGAATGTTTATCGGAAGAATCTGGGTTTGTTGAGTTACGTTACCACCACAAAGAAAGTCGTTCCTTTTTTGCAGAACGAGGGCGTGTGGAATCCACTGCTTTACGGAAACGCACTGGCGTTGGAGTTCGAGTATTAGAATCAGGAACTTGGGGATTTGCTTCTACAAGTGAAGTCACAAAAGCCGCTATCCAAAACGCGATCCAAATCGCAAAAAAAGCAGCTAGGCTGTCCTCTGCCCTTCGCAAAGATAAAATCCCAAATTTACCAAAGGCTAATTTTGCAGTTGGCGACTTTATTGGAAAAGGGATTGAAGACTTTCGTTCTCGTTCTGTGGAAGAAAAATTAAAAATGGTCCTGGATATCCAAAACGAAGCGACGCGAAATTCCACCAAACTGCAGTCAGTTGGTTGTGGGTATTCTGAAATTTATGAAGAAAAATCCATTGTCACTACAGATGGAGCAGATAGTTTTTTTAGTTTGGTAAGACCAGAGTTTCGTGTGTCTGCTGTTGCCAAAGAAGATGGAAAATTGGAATCAGGTTCTCATTCGATCGGTGTCACTGGTGGTTGGGATTGTTTGTTTCGAAGCCAATCCCCTTCTCAAATTTCGGAAGAAGCCTGTAAAACCGCTGTGGATTTACTTTCCAGTGAACTCCCACTTGGCGGTTTATCCACTGTTATCCTGAGTCCTTCCATTGTGGGACTACTTGTCCATGAAGCAATTGGACACACCGTAGAGGCTGATTTTGTTCTCTCAGGTTCTGTTGCCCAAGGGAAAATTGGGCACCGAGTTGGATCCGACTTAGTGACGTTATGTGATTCTGGTTCCTCAGAATTTTATGAAGGAGCTGGTGGAACCATCCCTGTGGATGATGAAGGTGTGATTCCAACCAATACTGTCATAATCAAAAATGGAATTCTTTCCTCCTATCTTCATAACCGTGAAACTGCAGAACGTTTTGGTGTGTCACCAACTGGTTCGGCAAGAGCTTGGGAATATGGAGATGTTCCTCTCATTCGTATGCGGAATACATTTTTACTCCCTGGAGATTCTAGTTTAGAAGAGATGATTGCAAACACCAAAGATGGGTATTACCTAGATGGAGCTAAAAACGGCCAAGCAGATGCGACTGGTGAGTTTATGTTTGCCGTACAAAAAGCATATCGAATCCAAAACGGAAAAATCACGAGTTTATTAAAAGGGGTAACTGTTTCGGGTCTTGCCTTTGATGTTTTGCAAAATGTGGACATGGTTTCCAAAGAATTTAAATGGGATTTGGGATCGGGCCACTGCGGGAAAGGACAACCAGCAAAAGTGGATGCCGGTGGACCTTATGTTCGCACAAAAGTTTTATTAGGTGGTAAATAA
- a CDS encoding FtsB family cell division protein, giving the protein MTATKASLLLTYVCACLYLGLLSESGVAERMRLEKELTNLNAEVERLVVENQGLEEKERLLKNDAYALEQEARKYYLLSETAHVLKFEEFPEKTGAKPKALPTSIREAGLGGEWKEPPLFLLRFFFISFSVFLILGVYYKLKRLPHTSNQKRLN; this is encoded by the coding sequence ATGACAGCAACCAAAGCCTCTCTTCTCTTAACCTATGTTTGTGCTTGTCTCTACCTCGGACTTTTGTCCGAGTCGGGGGTTGCGGAACGTATGCGTTTAGAAAAAGAACTCACGAATCTCAATGCAGAGGTGGAGAGGCTTGTGGTTGAAAACCAAGGGCTTGAAGAAAAGGAAAGGTTACTCAAAAATGATGCCTATGCCTTGGAACAAGAAGCCCGAAAGTACTACTTACTTTCAGAAACAGCACATGTGCTAAAATTTGAAGAATTTCCAGAGAAAACTGGTGCGAAACCAAAGGCTCTTCCTACTTCCATCCGTGAAGCGGGTTTAGGTGGCGAATGGAAAGAACCACCTCTCTTTTTGTTACGATTCTTTTTTATTTCTTTTAGTGTTTTCCTGATTCTAGGTGTGTACTACAAGCTGAAACGCTTGCCTCATACGTCTAACCAGAAAAGACTGAACTAA
- a CDS encoding glycosyltransferase family 2 protein has translation MSTKTPLISIVLPTHNRQHLVERAIQSVLAQTYPHWELHIIDDGSTDNTWSFLLANLPSWKRNIQSFGRYSKSIQIHQTEHRGVSHARNFGIGKSVGEWISLLDSDDEWYPEKLTKQIQFHNEHPEILFSQTKEVWNKKGNLLEPKGKYQKLSGHFLKESLEICMVTCSSFMAHQKTWEMVGTFREEMKICEDYDLWNRILLKQFKIGLLEENLLVRYGGHEDQLSNQFQAIERFRLYSLLSIRNEQISNGESIQDEKHLSEEDQSFQRNSRSLLRDAILERMETLVQGRKKRGKEVQFLTHFQSLFSKDEPIPKKDLLTLLDDSLF, from the coding sequence ATGAGCACAAAAACTCCACTCATATCAATCGTATTACCGACGCATAACAGACAACATCTGGTAGAACGTGCCATCCAATCTGTTTTAGCTCAAACATACCCCCATTGGGAACTCCATATCATCGATGATGGTTCAACGGACAATACTTGGTCCTTTCTTTTGGCGAATCTTCCCAGTTGGAAACGAAACATCCAATCCTTTGGTCGCTACAGTAAGTCGATCCAAATCCACCAAACAGAACATAGGGGAGTGAGCCATGCACGTAATTTTGGGATTGGGAAATCGGTGGGAGAGTGGATCTCGTTGTTAGATTCTGATGACGAGTGGTATCCAGAAAAACTAACCAAACAAATCCAATTCCATAATGAGCATCCAGAAATTCTGTTTTCCCAAACCAAGGAAGTGTGGAATAAAAAGGGAAATCTCCTCGAACCAAAGGGAAAATACCAAAAACTTTCGGGTCATTTTTTAAAAGAATCCTTAGAAATTTGTATGGTCACTTGTTCCAGTTTTATGGCTCATCAAAAAACTTGGGAGATGGTGGGAACCTTTCGAGAGGAGATGAAAATCTGTGAGGACTATGATTTATGGAATCGAATCCTCCTAAAACAATTCAAAATTGGCCTATTAGAAGAAAACCTTCTCGTTCGGTATGGTGGCCACGAAGACCAACTTTCCAATCAGTTCCAAGCCATCGAACGATTTCGGCTGTATTCTTTGTTATCCATAAGAAACGAACAAATCTCAAATGGGGAATCCATCCAAGACGAAAAACATCTTTCGGAGGAGGATCAAAGTTTTCAGAGAAATTCACGAAGTTTACTCAGAGACGCAATCTTGGAACGAATGGAAACCTTGGTCCAAGGAAGGAAAAAACGAGGGAAAGAGGTGCAATTTTTAACCCATTTCCAATCACTCTTTTCGAAGGACGAACCCATTCCAAAAAAGGATTTGTTGACTTTGTTAGATGACTCCTTATTCTAA
- the eno gene encoding phosphopyruvate hydratase: MSQKDSIRSVKAREIMDSRGNPTVEVDVTLEDGSFGRAAVPSGASTGEHEAVELRDGDKKRYSGKGVLKAVDNVNSKISKSILGLSATNQLLVDGTMISLDGTSNKSKLGANAILGVSMAVAKAAAAHSGLPLYRYIGGTFARELPVPMMNIINGGAHADNNIDFQEFMILPVSAPNFREALRMGAEVFHSLKTVLKGKGLNTAVGDEGGFAPNLTSNSEAIEVILTAIEKAGYKPDLDIKIGLDCAASEFYDEKKKKYVLKAEKKPEKTAEELVEYYSNLVSKYPIITMEDGLDENDWTGWKKLSEKLGKKIQLVGDDLFVTNITKLSKGIEKGIGNSILIKVNQIGTLTETLSAIEMAKKAQYTAVVSHRSGETEDATISHIAVATNSGQIKTGSLSRTDRIAKYNELLRIEEELGKNATYSGVGTFYNLR; the protein is encoded by the coding sequence ATGTCCCAAAAAGATAGCATACGTTCCGTCAAAGCCCGTGAAATTATGGATTCCAGAGGAAATCCAACCGTTGAAGTGGATGTCACTTTGGAAGACGGTTCGTTTGGTCGTGCGGCGGTTCCCTCTGGGGCATCCACTGGTGAACACGAAGCTGTAGAACTTCGTGACGGTGACAAAAAAAGATACTCTGGAAAAGGAGTATTAAAAGCAGTCGATAACGTTAATTCTAAAATTTCAAAATCCATTCTTGGTCTCTCTGCGACAAACCAACTCCTCGTTGATGGAACGATGATCTCTCTCGATGGAACTTCCAATAAATCGAAGTTAGGTGCCAATGCAATCTTAGGTGTGTCAATGGCAGTCGCAAAAGCGGCGGCAGCACATTCTGGTCTTCCTCTTTACCGTTATATCGGCGGAACATTCGCTCGTGAACTTCCCGTACCTATGATGAACATCATCAATGGTGGAGCCCATGCAGACAACAACATCGACTTCCAAGAATTTATGATCCTTCCCGTATCCGCTCCTAACTTTCGTGAGGCACTTCGTATGGGTGCGGAAGTGTTCCATAGCCTAAAAACAGTGTTAAAAGGCAAAGGACTCAACACTGCAGTTGGTGATGAAGGTGGATTTGCTCCGAACCTGACTAGCAACAGCGAAGCCATCGAAGTGATCCTCACTGCGATTGAAAAAGCCGGGTACAAACCAGACCTCGATATCAAAATTGGTCTCGATTGTGCTGCTTCTGAGTTTTATGATGAGAAAAAGAAAAAGTATGTTCTCAAAGCCGAAAAAAAACCAGAGAAGACTGCCGAAGAACTCGTAGAATACTACTCAAATTTAGTGTCCAAGTATCCGATCATTACCATGGAAGACGGTCTGGATGAAAACGATTGGACAGGCTGGAAAAAACTTTCCGAAAAACTGGGGAAAAAGATCCAACTTGTGGGGGATGATTTGTTCGTAACCAATATCACAAAACTCTCAAAAGGGATCGAAAAAGGGATTGGTAACTCCATTCTCATCAAAGTGAACCAAATTGGAACTCTCACAGAAACTCTCAGTGCGATCGAAATGGCAAAAAAAGCCCAATACACTGCTGTTGTGTCTCATAGATCGGGAGAAACCGAAGATGCAACGATATCCCATATTGCCGTGGCGACCAACTCAGGTCAGATCAAAACGGGTTCCTTAAGCAGAACGGACAGAATTGCAAAGTACAACGAACTCCTTCGTATCGAAGAAGAACTCGGGAAAAATGCAACATACAGCGGAGTAGGTACGTTTTACAACCTAAGATAA
- a CDS encoding ClpP family protease has product MPEEETPEKEITETIQDLISDKNMGKKFLEKRKIFLWGPVTDESSKELTAKLMYLEMVDPGKPITFYINSPGGVVTSGLVVYDTMQMISSPVHTVCMGMAASMGSILLIGGKKGNRYIWPNGRVMIHQPSIGGQIQAPATDLLIHAQDIVKTKEKLNQMLAEACGKSYEQLVEDTDRDYYMDAEQALAYGIVDKIVNTIDVV; this is encoded by the coding sequence ATGCCAGAAGAAGAAACACCAGAAAAAGAAATCACCGAAACCATCCAAGACCTCATTAGCGACAAAAACATGGGAAAGAAGTTCCTGGAAAAACGGAAAATCTTTCTCTGGGGTCCTGTCACTGACGAATCCTCCAAGGAACTAACAGCCAAACTCATGTATTTAGAGATGGTTGATCCTGGAAAACCAATTACATTTTATATCAATAGCCCTGGTGGTGTTGTCACCTCAGGACTTGTCGTGTATGACACGATGCAAATGATTTCCTCTCCCGTACACACAGTTTGTATGGGTATGGCAGCTTCAATGGGATCCATTCTCCTCATTGGTGGCAAAAAAGGAAATCGTTACATATGGCCTAATGGTCGTGTGATGATCCACCAACCATCGATTGGTGGGCAAATCCAAGCTCCTGCAACGGATTTACTCATCCATGCACAGGACATAGTCAAAACCAAAGAAAAACTCAATCAGATGTTAGCGGAAGCTTGTGGAAAATCCTACGAACAATTGGTGGAAGACACTGATCGCGATTATTATATGGATGCAGAACAAGCACTTGCTTATGGCATCGTTGATAAGATCGTAAACACAATTGACGTCGTCTAA
- a CDS encoding 1-aminocyclopropane-1-carboxylate deaminase → MEVEYHSKLMFPHGYPDLPIRMTKLADFTMIRDDLLPFGFGTKWRKVFGIISDAKKKGTKRILLWGTIHGNYLASFTSILRFSGFFVETITYTKNPNLKTYNERLVRNHSHRFQCYANRSLALEAFNVRSQTFDGISLPEFGVHPGQILGLSRFWQDLEEDILLDLGERNKTNSSQTTKAILQMEIGSGVSFLSAYDHFHESSIYVQAVLVGESKTTWLDKTSELQTKLGLKQIPICDGNLIEIAGNDPSIPETTYGLNENSKRQRKQTIRFGKQNPFLENWIVEYYQKNQVLLEPIYSAKSVHHILTKEKRSNEVDPKLPLYYLHQGGQIQHLDLVHSRQKPS, encoded by the coding sequence ATGGAAGTAGAGTACCATTCAAAATTGATGTTTCCCCATGGTTATCCAGATCTTCCGATTCGAATGACCAAACTCGCCGATTTTACAATGATCCGCGATGACCTACTTCCTTTTGGGTTTGGGACTAAATGGCGAAAGGTTTTTGGCATTATCAGTGATGCCAAAAAAAAGGGAACTAAACGGATTCTCCTTTGGGGTACGATTCATGGAAATTACCTTGCAAGTTTTACTTCTATCTTGAGATTCTCTGGTTTTTTTGTCGAAACCATCACTTACACAAAAAATCCAAATCTAAAAACTTACAACGAACGTTTGGTGAGAAATCATTCTCACAGGTTCCAATGTTATGCGAATCGCTCCCTTGCCTTGGAGGCATTTAATGTAAGGAGTCAAACCTTCGATGGAATTTCTTTACCCGAATTTGGAGTCCATCCAGGCCAAATTCTTGGTCTCTCCCGATTTTGGCAGGATCTGGAGGAAGATATCCTGTTGGACCTTGGTGAAAGAAATAAAACAAACTCATCACAAACAACAAAAGCCATCCTGCAGATGGAAATCGGATCTGGAGTGAGTTTTTTATCTGCTTATGATCATTTTCACGAATCTTCCATTTATGTCCAAGCTGTGTTGGTTGGTGAATCCAAAACAACATGGTTAGACAAAACAAGTGAATTACAAACAAAACTTGGATTAAAACAAATCCCCATCTGTGATGGGAATCTGATTGAAATCGCAGGTAATGATCCTTCGATACCTGAAACCACCTATGGATTAAACGAAAACTCGAAACGACAAAGGAAACAAACAATTCGGTTTGGGAAACAAAATCCTTTTTTAGAAAATTGGATCGTGGAGTATTACCAAAAAAACCAAGTCCTATTGGAACCCATTTATAGTGCGAAATCCGTTCACCACATCCTAACAAAGGAAAAACGATCAAACGAAGTTGATCCGAAACTTCCTTTGTATTACCTCCACCAAGGAGGACAAATCCAACACTTAGATTTAGTACATTCGCGGCAGAAACCATCATGA
- a CDS encoding YheT family hydrolase — translation MTSSNKEFKPRRFLEGRHLQTVYNVLFPPDNALEDEYYSESILIPTNDGSGDILWLEHNPPLSQIRKHASAWNGSYIMLVHGMEGSSESHYMVSVGKEALNRGYGVIRMNLRNCGRGLGLARKPYNAGQSEDIEAVLKYIYKHFSRSILVSGFSLSANMVLKFFGEKREHYAKAFTATSPPLDLKRSCDFIDSRAGNFYRDHFLETMKEKVSAGIYDLTEKQKEQVLRSKSFFDFDDFFTAPISGYTNVLEYYNICSSLKYLPGIKLPGLIVHADDDPVVPSEVWHEIRWKSFPMLQTVLTEKGGHVGFISDPSPDNPEGRWLPKILLDFFDSKI, via the coding sequence TTGACGTCGTCTAACAAAGAGTTTAAACCTAGAAGATTTTTAGAAGGTCGTCACCTTCAAACTGTCTACAATGTACTGTTTCCTCCAGACAATGCACTGGAGGATGAGTATTATTCAGAAAGTATCCTCATTCCCACAAACGATGGGTCTGGGGATATACTTTGGCTTGAACACAACCCCCCTCTTTCCCAAATCCGAAAACACGCTTCTGCTTGGAATGGATCCTACATCATGCTCGTACATGGTATGGAAGGAAGTTCCGAATCCCATTATATGGTAAGTGTGGGAAAGGAAGCTCTTAACCGAGGTTATGGGGTGATTCGTATGAACCTTCGGAATTGTGGTAGAGGTTTAGGCCTTGCAAGAAAGCCATATAATGCTGGTCAGTCGGAAGATATCGAAGCAGTATTGAAATACATATATAAACATTTTTCGAGATCCATTTTGGTTTCAGGGTTTTCCTTATCCGCCAATATGGTCTTAAAGTTTTTTGGAGAAAAGAGGGAACATTATGCGAAAGCCTTTACGGCAACTTCCCCTCCCTTGGATTTAAAACGGAGTTGTGATTTTATTGATTCTCGTGCTGGGAATTTTTACAGAGACCATTTTTTGGAGACAATGAAGGAAAAGGTCTCCGCAGGGATCTATGATTTGACTGAAAAACAGAAGGAACAGGTCCTTCGTAGTAAGTCGTTTTTTGATTTTGATGATTTTTTTACGGCACCAATCTCTGGTTATACGAATGTTTTGGAATATTACAATATTTGTTCCAGTTTAAAATATTTACCGGGGATCAAACTCCCTGGACTCATTGTCCATGCGGATGATGATCCCGTTGTACCTTCCGAAGTATGGCATGAAATTCGTTGGAAGTCCTTTCCGATGTTACAGACAGTACTAACGGAAAAAGGTGGGCATGTGGGTTTTATCAGCGATCCATCTCCTGATAATCCAGAAGGTCGCTGGTTACCCAAGATACTTCTCGATTTTTTTGATTCCAAAATCTAA